A genomic segment from Truepera sp. encodes:
- a CDS encoding SDR family oxidoreductase, translating into MDLGLAGKRALVLAGTSGLGRGAATALAAEGARVALCGRELGRAAGVAKEISQVTGSQAVEGFACDVSSANDLEALVENAVAFLGGLDVLVANAGGPSAGGFDALDDDAWSTAFELTLMSVVRSVRLALPHMRAAGGGSIVAIGSSSVRKGVSNLTLSNTYRPAVQALCKDLATNLAPEGIRVNVVSPGRIETPRIRELDANTAHRLGISPAEARARNVESIPMGRIGNVEEFGNVVAFIASDAASYVTGTSLLVDGGMVTSI; encoded by the coding sequence ATGGACCTTGGACTGGCGGGTAAACGCGCTCTCGTGCTGGCAGGCACCAGCGGCCTGGGGCGGGGAGCCGCGACCGCCCTGGCCGCCGAGGGCGCCCGGGTGGCTCTTTGCGGCAGGGAGCTTGGCAGGGCGGCGGGGGTGGCGAAAGAGATCTCACAGGTCACGGGCAGTCAGGCGGTCGAGGGTTTCGCTTGCGACGTCTCGAGCGCGAACGACCTCGAGGCGCTGGTCGAGAACGCGGTCGCCTTCCTGGGTGGACTGGACGTGCTGGTCGCGAACGCCGGGGGTCCGAGCGCGGGTGGCTTCGACGCCCTGGACGACGACGCCTGGTCGACCGCCTTCGAGTTGACGCTCATGAGCGTGGTCCGCTCGGTCAGGCTGGCGCTCCCCCACATGCGCGCCGCTGGGGGCGGCTCGATAGTCGCCATCGGCTCCTCGAGCGTCCGCAAGGGCGTCTCGAACCTCACACTCTCGAACACCTACCGGCCGGCGGTGCAGGCCCTGTGCAAGGACCTGGCCACCAACCTGGCCCCCGAGGGCATTCGGGTGAACGTGGTCTCGCCAGGACGCATCGAGACCCCTCGCATTCGCGAACTGGATGCGAACACGGCCCACAGGCTCGGGATCAGCCCTGCCGAGGCCCGGGCCCGCAACGTCGAGTCCATACCCATGGGCAGGATCGGGAATGTGGAGGAGTTCGGTAACGTGGTCGCCTTCATCGCGAGTGACGCCGCGTCGTACGTGACCGGCACCAGCTTGCTCGTCGACGGTGGCATGGTCACCTCGATCTGA